One Thiohalorhabdus sp. Cl-TMA genomic region harbors:
- a CDS encoding EAL and HDOD domain-containing protein — MAHPEGDGAPLHETEAPPLLVARQPVFDRSDAVVGYELLYRGGEPDAEGNGGWAERATSSVLLELLTNGRLEALVEGYRAFINLPRSFLLAFQGAALDPGRFVLEVLEDVDPDSAVMDALRALKESGYTLALDDFVLNGPHQALLGYADMVKVDIQSYDRAELTECVRELQRHPVGLLAEKVETPEEHMLCRELGFEWFQGYFYARPQGVSGSALSSRRLSALRLLGKLQDPQNDLEDLATLISQDVDLTYRLLRLINSAFFPIRSRIDSVHRALVYLGREPVRTWAAWLTMGSVPGKPSELAMTGLIRARMAENVAGQLRASKTDIHFTTGLVSILDALFDRPMAEVVAELPLSAEVEAALLRHEGPVGRVLADVMTYERGEWRDTARTGLTQDRLAESYLEAVAWTQSVRDALN, encoded by the coding sequence ATGGCGCATCCTGAAGGGGACGGTGCACCGCTTCATGAAACCGAAGCCCCGCCGTTGTTGGTGGCCCGTCAGCCGGTGTTCGATCGATCCGATGCGGTGGTCGGATACGAGCTGCTCTACCGGGGCGGCGAGCCCGATGCTGAGGGGAATGGGGGATGGGCCGAGCGGGCCACTTCCTCGGTGCTTCTGGAGCTGCTCACCAACGGCCGGCTGGAGGCGCTCGTAGAGGGATACCGCGCCTTCATCAACCTGCCCCGATCCTTTCTCCTCGCCTTCCAGGGCGCGGCATTGGATCCCGGCCGTTTCGTTCTGGAGGTCCTCGAGGATGTGGATCCCGATTCCGCGGTTATGGATGCCTTGAGGGCGCTCAAGGAGAGCGGCTACACCCTGGCTCTGGACGATTTCGTGCTCAACGGGCCGCACCAGGCTCTGTTGGGGTACGCCGACATGGTCAAAGTCGATATCCAGAGCTATGACCGGGCGGAGCTTACGGAATGCGTCCGGGAATTGCAGCGGCACCCCGTCGGGCTTCTGGCGGAAAAGGTGGAAACGCCCGAGGAGCACATGCTCTGCCGTGAGCTGGGATTCGAATGGTTCCAGGGGTATTTCTACGCTCGGCCCCAGGGGGTTAGTGGATCCGCTCTGTCGTCTAGGCGCCTCAGCGCGCTCCGGTTGCTCGGTAAGCTGCAGGATCCGCAAAACGACCTCGAGGATCTCGCCACCCTCATCTCCCAGGACGTGGACCTGACCTACCGATTGCTGCGTCTCATCAACTCGGCATTCTTTCCCATCCGCTCGCGTATCGATTCCGTCCATCGGGCGTTGGTGTATCTGGGTCGCGAGCCGGTACGTACCTGGGCTGCCTGGCTGACCATGGGCAGCGTTCCCGGCAAACCCTCGGAGCTCGCCATGACCGGTCTCATCCGTGCCCGAATGGCCGAAAACGTGGCCGGACAGCTGCGGGCCTCGAAAACCGATATTCATTTCACCACGGGTCTGGTCTCGATCCTGGATGCCCTCTTCGACCGCCCCATGGCCGAAGTGGTGGCCGAGCTGCCGCTTTCGGCCGAGGTGGAGGCCGCCTTGCTGCGGCACGAGGGACCGGTCGGCCGGGTTCTGGCGGACGTCATGACCTACGAGCGGGGCGAATGGCGAGATACTGCCCGTACCGGGCTTACCCAGGACCGCCTCGCGGAATCCTATCTCGAGGCGGTTGCCTGGACGCAGTCGGTCCGGGATGCCCTGAACTGA
- a CDS encoding GGDEF domain-containing protein: MERERLLAGGGRVVLWIEVSMMVEAAAAWRDKLETYERQACRDRLTGLPNRGLTEDRLANATARIRRNGDSLMVCFLDLDRFKALNDHWGHCLGDRLLAILAERLSGACREEDTIGRWGGDEFVGVFQVDNAPREAASRIATGFLEAVSREVTLGEDMVRVTASIGISVYRGGPRSVDDLLREADRALFRAKERGGDTYELVSLEE; encoded by the coding sequence ATGGAGCGGGAGCGCCTATTGGCCGGTGGGGGCCGGGTGGTCCTCTGGATCGAGGTCTCCATGATGGTGGAAGCAGCGGCGGCCTGGCGGGACAAGCTTGAGACCTATGAGCGACAGGCTTGCCGGGATCGGCTCACGGGACTCCCCAACCGGGGGCTTACGGAAGATCGGCTTGCCAATGCCACCGCCCGTATACGGCGTAACGGCGACTCGTTGATGGTCTGCTTTCTGGATCTCGACCGGTTCAAGGCGCTGAACGATCACTGGGGACACTGCCTGGGAGACCGGCTGCTGGCAATCCTTGCGGAGCGATTATCGGGCGCCTGCCGCGAGGAGGACACTATTGGCCGGTGGGGCGGCGATGAGTTCGTGGGGGTTTTCCAGGTGGATAATGCCCCGCGGGAGGCCGCTTCCCGGATCGCTACGGGCTTCCTGGAGGCCGTATCCAGGGAGGTGACGTTGGGCGAAGACATGGTTCGCGTAACTGCCAGCATCGGGATCAGCGTGTACAGGGGTGGGCCCCGGTCGGTAGATGATTTGCTTCGGGAGGCGGACCGGGCCCTTTTCCGCGCCAAGGAGCGGGGGGGTGATACCTATGAGCTCGTTTCTCTGGAAGAGTAG
- a CDS encoding AAA family ATPase, with amino-acid sequence MTTLSVRLLGALELHLDSERLALPSRAKERALLAYLAAHPREPCSRSHLGDLFWPDHSAAKARNNLRQVLHNLRKLLATPPQLPDPFQTDRSRVAWSPDLHVQTDLQQILALQGQGGSGALSTDEAELARAVTRYRGAFLADLDAPPDLEEFQEWLSATRRHFHNLALRLLDRLIDVQEGHGALQAAVDSARRRVELAPEEELGHRRLMGLLAQCGDVNAALRQYEECRRILDAELSTEPVKATRDLRARILGGQIPSRSGPDSPAQDSHGLAPEWRQVTVVALSCAWPPDSSAEDSARAFDRILGGASHLLRYRKGHVLRPYGRTLLAYFGYPAAREQGSLEAVSAALDILQDTELAPRVHIGVHTGSLLTGQDPDTPDPAGTITERALALRDRAESGCIVASPEILRLHRSCFRFEPLPEDGFWLIPEAPPHVNLGPTEPFVGRHRELEHLRTIAREVRQRGTRAVLVEGEPGIGKSRLLQETAFELRNRENFLVREMQCRETIRSDPFGPVAGLLRQLAGLHDIATGTEARRRLAAYLDTLPGLTSGAFALLARLLGMEESVPPRLEPWQERQSLLEICLELIAQRTANHPVTMILEDYQWADSGTRSLVHQVVSYLQDLPVLILVSARPGAAADLPDAFQRLSLGPLDDRSSRQLLAEDGAAPLPDEADRILRKAEGVPLFLKELSRAAQEEGKPGISTPSTFQELLEARLERVGPAKRIAQLASVLDREVSEAWLAALTTLDPETLSGQLDQLLEAELLDPVSVSGQPGYRFRHVLYQEAAYRTLPKADRREIHRRIVEIFQTQRTEEAARWPQAVAHHAEAGGLPETALTNRLRAGFAALESTSNQEARTHFRAASALLEHLPEAPLKNDATIQTHLGLGLTALTLSGYGSIEARHEFRAALARLPDGADHDRTRFQILWGLWLGASSHSGYREARGIAEQQLTLANRMADPALQAAANLALGNTACMTGRPLQALPHLETAVQCFGSTEHALLVRSFGENPCVSAFAFRAWAESWQGRTTRAETTMAATLDRARSLDHPPTLAFALTFAGLLAFFHGTPEEAEPNIAELRAIAHRYHFQLWEAAGEALQGWFEATQHQQRGITRVEASLDLMRKAMPGTATPFLALLVSAQLHCDSRQRTLETVGKLETTMTSIGDFFYLPEVLRIGGRLRAGNGRDRLGRALLWRAYKCAESRGMGLFQLRAAGDLADLADHEAQQALEAALGTIPAGEDGPDIRRARRHCDPSLNA; translated from the coding sequence TTGACCACCCTGTCCGTCAGGCTGCTCGGCGCCCTGGAGCTTCATCTGGACAGTGAACGGCTCGCGCTTCCGTCCCGAGCCAAGGAGCGGGCCCTGCTTGCCTATCTGGCGGCCCACCCCCGAGAGCCCTGCTCCCGTTCGCACCTGGGAGACCTCTTCTGGCCGGATCACTCCGCCGCCAAGGCTCGGAACAATCTGCGTCAGGTCCTCCACAACCTCCGCAAGCTCCTGGCCACTCCGCCGCAACTGCCCGATCCCTTCCAAACGGACCGCTCGCGGGTGGCCTGGAGCCCCGACCTCCATGTGCAGACCGACCTGCAGCAGATTCTGGCCCTGCAGGGCCAAGGGGGATCGGGCGCTCTGTCGACCGATGAGGCCGAGCTGGCTCGGGCGGTCACTCGGTACCGGGGGGCTTTTCTCGCCGACCTGGACGCCCCTCCGGATCTGGAAGAATTCCAGGAATGGCTTTCCGCCACTCGGCGCCACTTCCATAATCTAGCGCTCCGGCTGCTTGATCGGCTTATCGACGTTCAGGAAGGGCATGGTGCTTTGCAGGCGGCGGTTGATTCCGCCCGCAGGCGGGTGGAGCTGGCCCCCGAAGAGGAATTGGGCCACCGCCGGCTGATGGGGCTCCTGGCCCAATGCGGCGACGTCAACGCCGCCCTCCGCCAGTACGAGGAATGCCGGCGGATTCTCGATGCCGAGCTGAGCACGGAGCCCGTAAAGGCCACTCGGGATCTGCGCGCCCGGATACTCGGCGGCCAGATCCCCAGCAGGTCAGGTCCGGACAGCCCGGCACAGGATTCCCACGGGCTGGCTCCCGAATGGCGGCAGGTCACGGTCGTTGCACTGTCCTGCGCCTGGCCGCCCGATTCCAGCGCGGAGGATTCCGCCCGGGCCTTTGACCGGATCCTGGGCGGAGCAAGCCATTTGCTCCGATACCGGAAGGGCCATGTCCTACGGCCCTATGGCCGCACGCTACTGGCCTACTTCGGCTACCCCGCGGCCCGTGAGCAGGGCTCCCTCGAGGCTGTCTCGGCGGCCCTCGATATCCTCCAGGACACCGAGCTGGCACCCCGGGTCCACATTGGCGTGCACACCGGGTCCCTGCTCACCGGGCAAGACCCGGACACACCGGACCCGGCGGGCACGATCACGGAACGGGCCCTGGCCCTTCGGGACCGGGCGGAAAGCGGCTGCATCGTTGCGAGCCCGGAGATCCTCCGGCTTCACCGGAGCTGTTTCCGGTTCGAGCCGCTGCCGGAGGATGGTTTCTGGCTAATCCCCGAGGCACCGCCGCACGTCAATCTGGGACCTACGGAGCCTTTTGTCGGCCGTCACCGCGAGCTGGAGCACCTGCGGACCATCGCCCGGGAAGTCAGGCAGCGAGGAACGCGGGCAGTGCTGGTGGAGGGCGAGCCGGGGATCGGGAAAAGCCGGCTGCTCCAGGAAACGGCATTCGAGCTGCGGAACCGGGAGAACTTCCTGGTCCGCGAAATGCAATGCCGGGAAACCATCCGCTCCGACCCATTCGGCCCGGTGGCCGGTCTCCTCCGGCAACTTGCCGGTCTTCACGACATCGCCACGGGGACCGAGGCCCGTAGGCGCCTCGCGGCTTATCTGGATACCCTGCCCGGATTAACCTCCGGGGCCTTCGCCCTCCTCGCCCGGCTGCTCGGGATGGAGGAAAGCGTCCCGCCCCGTCTGGAGCCGTGGCAGGAGCGTCAAAGCCTGCTTGAAATCTGTCTGGAGCTGATTGCTCAGAGGACAGCGAATCACCCGGTAACGATGATCCTGGAGGATTACCAATGGGCGGATTCGGGCACCCGGAGCCTGGTCCATCAAGTGGTCTCCTACCTTCAGGACCTTCCCGTGCTCATTCTGGTATCAGCCAGACCCGGTGCGGCTGCCGACCTCCCGGACGCCTTTCAGCGGCTTTCCCTGGGCCCGCTGGATGACCGGAGCAGTCGCCAGCTCCTGGCCGAAGATGGGGCAGCCCCCCTCCCCGATGAAGCGGACCGCATATTGCGGAAAGCGGAAGGCGTGCCCCTTTTCCTCAAAGAGCTCAGCAGGGCCGCGCAGGAGGAGGGGAAACCGGGAATCAGCACCCCCAGCACCTTTCAGGAGCTTCTGGAAGCACGGCTGGAGCGGGTGGGCCCGGCCAAGCGGATCGCCCAGCTGGCCTCCGTGCTCGACCGCGAGGTTTCGGAGGCATGGCTTGCCGCACTGACCACCCTGGATCCGGAGACCCTTTCGGGGCAGCTCGACCAGCTCCTGGAAGCGGAGCTGTTGGACCCGGTTTCGGTAAGCGGGCAGCCGGGCTACCGTTTCCGCCACGTGCTCTACCAGGAAGCCGCCTACCGCACCCTCCCAAAGGCCGACCGTCGGGAGATCCACCGGCGCATAGTGGAGATCTTTCAGACACAGCGTACGGAGGAAGCCGCCAGATGGCCCCAGGCCGTCGCGCATCACGCCGAAGCCGGCGGACTTCCGGAAACCGCGCTGACGAATCGCCTGCGGGCGGGGTTCGCCGCGCTGGAAAGCACTTCCAATCAGGAAGCCCGCACCCATTTCCGGGCGGCGAGCGCGCTCCTCGAGCACCTGCCCGAGGCGCCGCTGAAGAACGACGCCACCATTCAGACCCATCTTGGACTCGGGCTGACGGCGCTGACCCTCTCCGGCTACGGCTCCATCGAGGCCCGGCACGAATTCCGGGCCGCCCTGGCCCGGCTCCCCGACGGGGCGGACCATGACCGTACCCGGTTCCAGATCCTGTGGGGGCTCTGGCTCGGTGCCAGCTCCCATTCCGGATACCGGGAGGCCCGGGGAATCGCCGAGCAGCAGCTCACACTCGCGAACCGCATGGCGGACCCGGCCCTCCAGGCCGCCGCCAACCTGGCCCTGGGCAACACCGCCTGCATGACGGGCCGTCCGCTCCAGGCCCTCCCCCATCTGGAAACGGCCGTCCAGTGCTTCGGCAGCACCGAGCATGCCCTGCTGGTCCGGTCCTTCGGCGAGAACCCCTGCGTTTCCGCGTTCGCCTTCCGGGCCTGGGCGGAATCGTGGCAGGGCCGGACCACCCGGGCCGAGACCACCATGGCCGCCACGCTCGACCGGGCCCGCAGCCTGGACCATCCCCCCACCCTCGCCTTCGCGCTCACCTTCGCCGGTCTATTGGCCTTCTTTCACGGGACCCCGGAGGAGGCGGAGCCGAACATCGCCGAGCTTCGGGCTATCGCCCACCGCTACCACTTCCAGCTCTGGGAGGCCGCCGGGGAGGCCCTGCAAGGCTGGTTCGAGGCCACGCAGCACCAACAGCGCGGCATTACCCGCGTCGAGGCCAGCCTCGATCTGATGCGCAAGGCCATGCCGGGCACGGCCACGCCGTTCCTCGCGCTTCTGGTCAGCGCGCAGCTCCATTGCGACAGCCGGCAACGGACCCTGGAAACCGTGGGCAAGCTGGAAACCACCATGACTTCCATCGGGGATTTCTTCTATCTGCCGGAAGTGCTGCGTATCGGCGGGCGGCTTCGGGCGGGAAACGGGCGGGACCGCCTGGGGCGGGCCCTGCTGTGGCGTGCCTACAAGTGCGCGGAAAGCCGCGGAATGGGCCTATTCCAGCTTCGTGCCGCCGGGGACCTGGCTGACCTTGCGGATCACGAAGCCCAACAGGCTTTGGAAGCGGCCCTCGGTACAATCCCGGCGGGAGAAGACGGCCCGGATATCCGGCGGGCACGCCGCCATTGTGATCCATCCCTCAATGCCTGA
- a CDS encoding GlxA family transcriptional regulator: MTDHALEIGLVLYPGAQEAAVLGITDLFKVADDIAIAQQADTPRLRITRWQPGRGTAPARVVDVASGVNSAPAVLILPPSLTTPAPETIDRHLVDWLEAQHGAGVILSSVCAGAFPLAETGVLKGRAATTHWRYTETFRKRYPEVNLDTDRLIIDEGDLFTAGGAMSWTDLGLRLVDRYLGPRIMVETARMLLIDPAGREQRYYSTFSPVLTHGDAAILKVQHWLHATAAKETSLAVLSEKAGLEERTLLRRFQAATGMTTTEYGQHLRVSKARELLELGRYPVDRIAWEVGYADAGAFRKVFTRIVGLTPGEYRKRFNAAIE, translated from the coding sequence ATGACGGACCATGCCCTGGAAATTGGGCTGGTGCTCTACCCCGGCGCGCAGGAAGCGGCGGTACTGGGCATTACCGATTTGTTCAAAGTGGCTGACGATATAGCCATAGCCCAGCAGGCGGACACGCCCCGGCTCCGGATAACCCGCTGGCAGCCGGGCAGGGGCACCGCCCCGGCGCGGGTGGTCGACGTCGCATCGGGCGTGAACAGCGCTCCGGCAGTGCTTATCCTACCGCCGAGTCTTACCACACCCGCGCCGGAAACCATTGACAGGCATCTGGTGGATTGGCTGGAAGCGCAGCACGGGGCCGGCGTGATCCTGAGCTCCGTGTGTGCGGGTGCCTTCCCGCTGGCGGAGACCGGCGTGCTCAAGGGGAGGGCGGCCACTACCCACTGGAGGTATACGGAGACCTTCCGAAAGCGCTATCCCGAGGTGAACCTGGACACGGATCGCCTGATCATTGATGAGGGCGACCTGTTCACCGCGGGTGGGGCCATGTCCTGGACGGACCTGGGCCTCAGATTGGTCGACCGCTATCTTGGCCCGCGCATCATGGTCGAGACCGCACGTATGCTACTCATCGATCCCGCGGGACGGGAGCAGCGCTACTACAGCACCTTTTCTCCCGTGCTGACCCATGGTGATGCGGCGATTCTCAAGGTCCAGCACTGGTTACACGCCACGGCCGCCAAGGAAACCTCGTTGGCCGTGCTGTCGGAAAAAGCCGGGCTGGAGGAGCGAACCTTGCTGCGTCGCTTCCAGGCGGCCACCGGCATGACCACCACCGAGTACGGCCAGCACCTCCGGGTCAGCAAGGCCCGGGAGCTGCTGGAGCTCGGCCGCTATCCCGTTGACCGAATTGCCTGGGAAGTGGGGTATGCGGATGCGGGGGCATTTCGAAAGGTGTTCACACGGATCGTCGGACTTACGCCGGGGGAGTATCGGAAGCGGTTCAATGCCGCCATTGAATAG
- a CDS encoding cysteine hydrolase family protein, translated as MGKRATLVVDIQNEYFPGGKLPLLGIEAAAANAARVIEAARDRGERLIHIHHEMPDPDAPIFTPGTAGVEIHESVRPNDGEPVILKNHPNAFLSTDLKERLDQEAIAEVVVVGAMSHMCVEATTRAASDLGYRGTVIHDACATMDLTFNGETAPASHVHATAMAALAFAYASIQSVEEFLA; from the coding sequence ATGGGCAAGCGCGCCACTCTCGTCGTCGACATTCAGAACGAATACTTCCCCGGGGGCAAGCTCCCCCTGCTGGGTATCGAGGCGGCGGCCGCCAACGCCGCCCGCGTGATCGAAGCCGCCCGCGACCGGGGCGAACGGCTGATCCACATCCACCACGAGATGCCGGACCCCGACGCGCCGATCTTCACGCCGGGAACAGCAGGTGTGGAGATCCACGAATCGGTACGGCCCAATGACGGGGAGCCGGTCATTCTCAAGAACCATCCAAACGCGTTTTTGAGCACGGACCTGAAAGAACGGTTGGATCAAGAAGCCATCGCGGAAGTGGTCGTGGTAGGCGCCATGAGCCATATGTGCGTGGAGGCGACGACCCGCGCCGCCAGCGACTTGGGATACCGGGGGACAGTAATTCACGACGCCTGCGCCACCATGGATCTGACATTCAATGGCGAGACCGCCCCGGCCTCCCACGTTCACGCCACGGCCATGGCCGCGCTGGCATTCGCCTATGCCTCCATCCAGAGCGTGGAGGAATTCCTCGCCTGA
- a CDS encoding ABC transporter ATP-binding protein, producing the protein MLEIHNLNVSYGDAVAVRNLSLTAAPGEIVTLLGPTGCGKTTTLRVVAGLEDPSGGTVRINGREVSGGVFTPPEQRNTGLVFQDFALFPHLTVAQNVGFRLKRSDPVEHWLEWLGLAAHRDAYPENLSGGQKQRVALARCLAHQPELVLLDEPLSNLDASLKDSLRWEIRSALKEAGVPAVWVTHDQAEALSIGDRVGIMRDGELEQLDLPEECFRAPATRFVAEFLGEASFLPGQAGKGLVATALGQVPGNGGEGAVEALARPDDLGLEAAEDGNGVVAWARYEGGTRLFGVDLRSGPRVKIRTNHEARFEPGDPVRVAITAGHPLALFPAAEDHGTARPEPPRAASSSKGQETAGVAHAEAPNHGGELAAASRARAQ; encoded by the coding sequence ATGCTGGAGATCCACAACCTCAACGTGTCCTACGGCGACGCGGTGGCGGTCCGGAACCTGAGCCTCACCGCCGCCCCGGGAGAGATCGTCACCCTCCTGGGCCCCACGGGCTGCGGCAAGACCACCACCCTGCGCGTGGTGGCCGGCCTAGAGGACCCGAGCGGGGGGACGGTGCGCATCAACGGTCGGGAGGTGAGCGGTGGGGTCTTCACGCCCCCGGAGCAGCGCAATACCGGCCTGGTGTTCCAGGATTTCGCCCTGTTCCCCCACCTGACCGTGGCCCAGAACGTGGGGTTCCGGCTCAAGCGCTCCGACCCGGTGGAGCATTGGCTGGAATGGCTCGGTCTGGCCGCGCACCGGGACGCCTACCCGGAGAACCTCTCCGGCGGCCAGAAGCAGCGGGTGGCCCTGGCGCGCTGTCTGGCGCACCAGCCGGAGCTCGTCCTCCTCGACGAGCCGCTTTCCAACCTCGACGCCTCCCTCAAGGACAGCCTGCGCTGGGAGATCCGGAGCGCCCTCAAGGAGGCCGGGGTCCCGGCCGTCTGGGTGACCCACGACCAGGCCGAGGCTTTGTCCATCGGCGACCGGGTGGGGATCATGCGGGACGGCGAGCTGGAGCAGCTCGACCTGCCCGAGGAGTGCTTCCGGGCGCCCGCCACGCGCTTCGTGGCCGAGTTCCTGGGCGAGGCCTCGTTCCTGCCCGGCCAGGCCGGTAAGGGCCTCGTAGCCACTGCGCTCGGTCAGGTGCCCGGAAACGGCGGGGAAGGGGCCGTCGAGGCGCTGGCGCGGCCCGACGATCTGGGCCTGGAGGCGGCGGAGGACGGTAACGGCGTGGTGGCCTGGGCCCGCTACGAGGGCGGCACCCGGCTGTTCGGCGTGGACCTGCGGAGCGGCCCCCGGGTGAAGATCCGCACCAACCACGAAGCCCGCTTCGAGCCCGGGGACCCCGTCCGGGTCGCCATCACCGCCGGTCACCCGCTGGCGCTCTTCCCCGCTGCGGAAGACCATGGGACGGCAAGACCGGAGCCGCCGCGGGCGGCGAGCTCGTCCAAGGGCCAAGAGACAGCGGGTGTGGCCCATGCCGAAGCACCGAATCATGGCGGGGAGCTGGCAGCGGCGAGCCGGGCGCGGGCCCAGTAG
- a CDS encoding ABC transporter permease, translating to MRRAPIIIGLSALVAAAALTPVAVLLGMGVGADVALGGRLVEVAVNSFLLTGLTVIGAVLLGVPLAFLTAYTDLPGRGVWTGLLAAPLAIPSYLGAFAFFAAFGRGGELSELTGLPWPNMDGLAGATLVMTLYTFPFVLLATRAALRNLDASTLEAARTLGMPLREALLRVVLPRVKNSVAAGALLVALYTLSDFGTPAIMRVDTFTRVIYVEYNAFGLDRAALLSIALLALVAVVLFLESRVGAVREAPGRPPLLRLGRGGKAASLTGVVVVLAAAIGMPVGVFGLWLAREGMGDFEPGILFNSASASLLAALAAVAAALPVAYAATTGRLGRMLERAAYLGFGVPGIVLGTALVVVGLYVDFLYQSLALLVFAYVVRFLPLAVGNIRAPLERSENRLVGAARLLGASPGEAFRRVTLPLILPGLLAAGALVFLEAMRELPATLLLRPTGFETLATHLWQVYEAGYFGRGAVPALLLVLVSGAAVVVMLRGEKRQPGLL from the coding sequence GTGAGGCGAGCACCGATCATCATCGGGCTGAGTGCCCTGGTAGCGGCGGCCGCCCTGACCCCGGTGGCGGTGCTGCTGGGCATGGGCGTGGGCGCCGACGTGGCCCTGGGCGGCCGCCTGGTGGAGGTGGCCGTTAACTCCTTCCTGCTCACCGGCCTCACCGTGATCGGCGCCGTCCTGCTCGGCGTGCCCCTGGCCTTCCTCACGGCGTATACCGACCTCCCAGGGCGCGGTGTCTGGACCGGGCTGCTGGCCGCTCCGCTGGCCATTCCCAGCTACCTGGGCGCCTTCGCCTTTTTCGCGGCCTTCGGCCGCGGCGGGGAGCTGAGTGAGCTGACGGGCCTGCCCTGGCCCAACATGGACGGCCTGGCCGGGGCCACCCTGGTCATGACCCTCTATACCTTTCCGTTCGTGCTGCTGGCCACCCGGGCGGCCCTCCGCAATCTGGACGCCAGCACGCTGGAGGCGGCGCGGACGCTGGGAATGCCGCTGCGTGAGGCCCTGCTGCGGGTGGTGCTGCCCAGGGTGAAGAACAGCGTGGCGGCGGGGGCGCTGCTGGTGGCGCTGTATACCCTGTCGGATTTCGGCACGCCGGCCATCATGCGGGTGGACACCTTCACCCGGGTGATCTACGTGGAGTACAACGCCTTCGGGCTCGATCGGGCGGCCCTGCTGTCCATCGCCCTGCTGGCGCTGGTGGCGGTGGTGCTGTTCCTGGAATCACGGGTGGGCGCGGTGCGCGAGGCGCCCGGCCGGCCGCCGCTGCTCCGCCTCGGGCGGGGCGGCAAGGCGGCCTCCTTGACCGGTGTGGTGGTGGTGCTGGCGGCGGCCATCGGCATGCCGGTGGGCGTATTCGGCCTGTGGCTGGCCCGGGAGGGCATGGGCGATTTCGAGCCCGGCATCCTGTTCAACTCGGCATCGGCCTCCCTGCTGGCGGCCCTGGCGGCGGTGGCGGCGGCCCTGCCGGTGGCCTATGCCGCCACCACCGGGCGGCTGGGCCGGATGCTGGAGCGGGCGGCCTATCTGGGATTTGGCGTTCCCGGGATCGTCCTGGGCACGGCCCTGGTGGTGGTGGGGCTGTATGTGGACTTCCTCTACCAGTCCCTGGCCTTGCTGGTTTTCGCCTACGTGGTGCGGTTTCTGCCCCTGGCGGTGGGCAATATCCGGGCCCCCCTGGAGCGCTCGGAGAACCGCTTGGTGGGGGCCGCCCGGCTCCTGGGCGCTTCTCCGGGGGAGGCCTTCCGACGCGTCACCCTGCCGCTGATCCTGCCGGGCCTGCTGGCCGCCGGCGCCCTGGTCTTCCTGGAGGCCATGCGCGAGCTGCCCGCCACGCTACTGCTGCGGCCCACCGGCTTCGAAACCCTCGCCACCCACCTGTGGCAGGTCTACGAGGCCGGCTACTTCGGCCGCGGCGCGGTGCCCGCCCTGCTGCTGGTGCTCGTCTCCGGAGCCGCCGTGGTGGTGATGCTCCGGGGTGAAAAGCGGCAGCCCGGCCTTCTCTGA
- a CDS encoding extracellular solute-binding protein codes for MDRRAFLQGASALGVLGTSGILTGCSGEGGADAPPALSVEKLPELAGDLTVYLGRGEGGLYSDVVEAIRKRNPDLNLEVRRGPSSALANTLVEEGKRGGARADLFWSIDASSLGRVIDQGLAREIPSDLRNRVMKPFRFESLAPVTGRVRTVAYNTERLTPADIPEDIMALPERNFRVGWAPAYGAFQSFVTAMRILEGDQATLEWLRAMKPKAREYAGELGAVMAAAQGEVDLSLANHYYTLRLKAGKPDMNLALAYTRGDAGSLINTSGVALLSPGQTAVNFVRYLQSREVQSYLAREGYEIPLVPGVPTPEGVPALERINPPQLDLTRLGNLQPTLELMRRAGVL; via the coding sequence ATGGACCGTCGAGCCTTCCTGCAAGGCGCATCGGCCCTCGGCGTGCTCGGCACCTCGGGCATCCTCACGGGCTGTTCCGGCGAGGGCGGGGCGGATGCGCCGCCGGCTCTTTCCGTGGAGAAGCTGCCCGAGCTGGCCGGTGACCTGACCGTCTATCTGGGCCGCGGCGAGGGGGGGCTCTATTCCGACGTCGTCGAGGCCATCCGCAAGCGAAATCCCGACCTCAACCTCGAGGTGCGGCGGGGGCCGTCCTCGGCCCTGGCCAATACCCTGGTGGAGGAGGGCAAGCGCGGCGGGGCCCGGGCGGACCTGTTCTGGTCCATCGACGCCAGCTCGCTAGGGCGGGTGATCGACCAGGGCCTGGCCCGGGAGATCCCGTCCGACCTCCGCAACCGGGTGATGAAGCCGTTCCGGTTCGAGTCCCTGGCCCCGGTGACGGGGCGGGTCCGGACCGTGGCCTACAACACCGAGCGCCTGACTCCTGCGGACATTCCCGAGGACATCATGGCCCTCCCCGAGCGGAACTTCCGGGTGGGGTGGGCACCGGCCTACGGTGCGTTCCAGTCCTTCGTGACCGCCATGCGGATCCTGGAGGGCGACCAGGCCACGCTGGAATGGCTGCGGGCCATGAAGCCCAAGGCCCGGGAGTACGCCGGGGAGCTGGGCGCGGTCATGGCGGCAGCGCAAGGGGAGGTGGACCTGAGCCTCGCCAACCATTACTACACCCTGCGACTCAAGGCCGGTAAGCCGGACATGAACCTCGCCCTGGCCTATACCCGCGGGGACGCGGGCAGCCTGATCAACACCTCCGGGGTCGCCTTGCTGAGCCCCGGACAGACAGCGGTGAATTTCGTGCGCTACTTGCAGTCCCGCGAGGTGCAGTCCTACCTGGCCCGGGAGGGCTATGAGATCCCGTTGGTGCCAGGCGTGCCCACGCCGGAAGGCGTACCTGCCCTGGAGCGCATCAATCCGCCGCAGCTGGATCTCACCCGGCTGGGGAATCTGCAGCCCACGTTGGAGCTCATGCGCCGGGCGGGGGTGCTGTGA